The Myxococcales bacterium genome includes a region encoding these proteins:
- a CDS encoding ATP-binding cassette domain-containing protein produces MSEPMIALRQAGLAYDDRPVFVDVDLAVAGGEVVVIGAPAGAGATALIELLTGQRQAVGTVAVVGRDLARLRASSLVRLRRRLGVVPQDLALVADATAGANVELALEVAGVRARERRRRATAALAAVDVAPHRAIASLSMAARQRVAWARAFVRNPDVVIADQPTCHQDGDGTARFVEALRARIADGAAAVVTSRDPALLAAAGRLGWRVLTIHRHRLVDPATVVVEAIDAAPHVEAEIERPTPEAEAVPNVVPFPVARSAGNRR; encoded by the coding sequence ATGAGCGAGCCCATGATCGCGCTGCGCCAGGCCGGCCTCGCGTACGACGACCGCCCGGTCTTCGTCGACGTCGACCTCGCGGTCGCCGGCGGCGAGGTGGTGGTGATCGGCGCGCCGGCCGGCGCCGGCGCCACCGCCCTGATCGAGCTGCTGACCGGTCAGCGCCAGGCCGTCGGCACGGTCGCGGTCGTCGGCCGCGACCTCGCGCGGCTGCGCGCGTCGTCGCTGGTGCGCCTGCGCCGGCGCCTCGGCGTCGTCCCCCAGGACCTGGCGCTCGTCGCCGACGCGACCGCCGGCGCCAACGTCGAGCTCGCGCTCGAGGTCGCCGGGGTCCGCGCCCGCGAGCGCCGGCGCCGGGCCACCGCCGCGCTGGCCGCGGTCGACGTCGCCCCCCACCGCGCGATCGCGAGCCTGTCGATGGCGGCCCGGCAGCGGGTCGCGTGGGCCCGCGCCTTCGTCCGGAATCCGGACGTCGTGATCGCGGACCAGCCGACCTGCCACCAGGACGGCGACGGCACCGCCCGCTTCGTCGAGGCGCTGCGCGCGCGGATCGCCGACGGCGCCGCCGCGGTCGTGACGTCGCGCGATCCGGCGCTCCTGGCCGCGGCCGGTCGCCTGGGCTGGCGGGTGCTGACGATCCACCGGCACCGCCTGGTCGATCCCGCGACCGTCGTGGTCGAGGCCATCGACGCCGCGCCCCACGTCGAGGCCGAGATCGAGCGCCCGACGCCCGAGGCCGAGGCCGTCCCCAACGTCGTGCCGTTCCCGGTGGCGCGCTCGGCGGGGAACCGTCGATGA
- a CDS encoding matrixin family metalloprotease: protein MKRSLFALGLVATSQLVGCMVGDSTATLSDQLTFEEFRDLTFHEPWEGGAYIIDGDTPVDNDKALYEEWQALYDGQPLIVNTAGGVPTKWTDVQKLNLTYCVSNNFGGNKAAVVEALRQATDLGWEVRGNVNFVYVPAQDSACTSSNNNVVFDVNPVNVNGQYLARAFFPNNARSSRNVLIDNTAFSPGLSWPLKNILAHELGHALGFRHEHTRPESGACFEDNNWQPLTPYDSASVMHYPQCNGTSSDLSFTQRDAEGIAALYGAPGGGNPPPPPPPPPPSSGGTQSWSGSLALNQFKVVGGPIAARVGTTLTVVMTGTGDADLYVRWNSAPTKSRFACRPYLSTASETCTLTVPSGATSFYVGANGYTASSYSITATYTAP from the coding sequence ATGAAGCGCTCGCTGTTCGCTCTCGGCCTCGTCGCGACCTCGCAGCTCGTGGGCTGCATGGTCGGTGACTCCACCGCCACCCTCTCCGACCAGCTCACGTTCGAGGAGTTCCGCGACCTGACGTTCCACGAGCCGTGGGAAGGCGGCGCGTACATCATCGACGGCGACACGCCGGTCGACAACGACAAGGCGCTCTACGAGGAGTGGCAGGCGCTCTACGACGGCCAGCCGCTGATCGTCAACACCGCCGGCGGCGTGCCCACCAAGTGGACCGACGTCCAGAAGCTCAACCTCACCTACTGCGTCAGCAACAACTTCGGCGGCAACAAGGCCGCCGTCGTCGAGGCGCTGCGCCAGGCCACCGACCTGGGCTGGGAGGTGCGCGGCAACGTCAACTTCGTCTACGTGCCGGCCCAGGACAGCGCCTGCACGTCGAGCAACAACAACGTCGTCTTCGACGTCAACCCGGTCAACGTCAACGGCCAGTACCTCGCGCGCGCGTTCTTCCCGAACAACGCCCGCTCGAGCCGCAACGTCCTCATCGACAACACCGCGTTCAGCCCCGGCCTGAGCTGGCCGCTCAAGAACATCCTGGCCCACGAGCTGGGCCACGCGCTCGGGTTCCGCCACGAGCACACCCGGCCCGAGTCGGGCGCGTGCTTCGAGGACAACAACTGGCAGCCGCTGACGCCGTACGACTCGGCGTCGGTGATGCACTACCCGCAGTGCAACGGCACGTCGAGCGACCTCTCGTTCACGCAGCGCGACGCCGAGGGCATCGCGGCGCTCTACGGCGCGCCCGGTGGTGGCAACCCGCCGCCGCCGCCGCCGCCGCCGCCGCCGTCGTCGGGTGGCACCCAGAGCTGGAGCGGCAGCCTGGCGCTCAACCAGTTCAAGGTCGTCGGCGGACCGATCGCCGCCCGGGTCGGCACGACGCTCACCGTCGTCATGACCGGCACCGGCGACGCGGACCTGTACGTGCGCTGGAACAGCGCGCCGACCAAGTCGCGGTTCGCCTGCCGCCCGTACCTGTCGACCGCGAGCGAGACCTGCACGCTGACCGTGCCCTCGGGCGCCACCTCGTTCTACGTCGGCGCCAACGGCTACACCGCGTCGAGCTACAGCATCACCGCGACGTACACCGCGCCCTGA
- a CDS encoding transposase, with protein MIGRRRAQLEFGVTKARVGHGGRRKGAGRKRRGAQTPPHRARPVHDPRQPVHVVLKVVGDVGRLRRRSAYQAMRWAMVRALGRHDFRVVHVSIQGNHIHLLCEADDRLALANGVRGLCISAARRLNLAISEERGVRRRGRVFAARYHATPITTPRQARNALAYVLNNWRRHRADHAALGQRRAQVDPYSTAVWFVGWAERDGVPFAWPRGFEPLPSARPQTWLLADGWRRGGAPPSLWQVPGAIDA; from the coding sequence ATGATTGGGCGGCGGCGAGCGCAACTGGAGTTCGGGGTGACCAAGGCGCGGGTCGGCCACGGCGGTCGGCGCAAGGGCGCGGGCCGTAAGCGCCGAGGCGCGCAGACACCGCCGCACCGCGCTCGACCTGTGCACGATCCGCGGCAGCCGGTGCACGTCGTGCTCAAGGTCGTCGGTGACGTCGGGCGGTTGCGCCGGCGCAGCGCGTACCAGGCGATGCGCTGGGCGATGGTCCGCGCGCTGGGGCGCCACGACTTCCGCGTGGTCCACGTGTCGATCCAGGGCAACCACATCCACCTCTTGTGCGAGGCGGACGACCGCCTCGCGCTGGCCAACGGCGTCCGCGGGCTGTGCATCTCGGCGGCGCGACGCTTGAACCTGGCGATCTCCGAGGAGCGCGGTGTCCGGCGGCGTGGCCGGGTGTTCGCGGCGCGCTACCACGCCACGCCGATCACGACCCCGCGCCAGGCCCGCAACGCGCTGGCGTACGTGCTCAACAACTGGCGGCGTCATCGCGCCGATCACGCCGCGCTCGGTCAGCGCCGCGCGCAGGTCGATCCGTACTCGACCGCGGTCTGGTTCGTCGGCTGGGCCGAGCGCGACGGCGTGCCGTTCGCCTGGCCGCGCGGCTTCGAGCCGCTGCCGTCGGCGCGGCCGCAGACGTGGCTGCTCGCGGATGGATGGCGCCGGGGCGGCGCGCCGCCGAGCCTGTGGCAGGTGCCGGGGGCGATCGACGCTTGA
- a CDS encoding TonB-dependent receptor, whose protein sequence is MRRAALLALVVAAPARADEPVTGATETIVLVDHGPRGGTDDLTGADPEARDRRRALAAPEFVTVVHVDEREGETRGVADALGATVGADSRSLGGLGSFAAVTVRGNAPGNTQVSIDGVPLSRLGSVTADLARYDLDSFERIELYRGAVPVTLGGAGVGGALDLVSRVGRAATGERWHLSLGGGSFGARAARLRFGDGDPAERAIAAELGYAGATGDYTFFDDRGTPLTTADDGTATRANNGYDQLDGVVRAAGARGARSWRGGVRALGRRQGVPGTGWDQALATRLDTVGGTADGAVDVDEPGAVAGLAVRGSGFVTVEVQRFRDPDDELGTSGQDRRYLTLGGGAQGAAVWRRGHHRATAAVELRADHYRDREVGPAAPIATAGERLGAAVAVADDLSVACGRVSLEPALRLEVLRTVPLVDAAAGTTTAAPPRTELLLSPRLAARALATPDLAIKASVGRYARVPTALELFGDRGFIVGRPDLRTERGWSADLGAVFAPATRRGPLDRIYVEVAGFGARPVDVIALVTTGGLVTRPVNLPGATLVGVELAGSVRGWRAVTVTGNYTFLDARQRSSQPSLSGAALPGRPRHAAYIRVDAARRLAGHLAAGFADVSYSDGAFVDEANLSAVPARTLVGVGAKLELTRRVALAVELKNLLDRRVEQVALAPPPRPDLTEVPRAISDLVGFPLPGRALYVRADVRW, encoded by the coding sequence ATGCGTCGCGCCGCGCTCCTCGCCCTGGTCGTCGCGGCGCCGGCCCGCGCCGACGAGCCGGTGACCGGCGCGACCGAGACGATCGTGCTGGTCGACCACGGCCCCCGCGGCGGCACCGACGACCTCACCGGCGCCGATCCCGAGGCCCGCGACCGGCGGCGCGCGCTGGCGGCGCCCGAGTTCGTGACCGTGGTCCACGTCGACGAGCGCGAGGGCGAGACCCGCGGCGTCGCGGACGCGCTGGGCGCGACGGTCGGCGCCGACAGCCGCAGCCTCGGCGGCCTGGGCAGCTTCGCCGCGGTGACCGTGCGCGGCAACGCGCCCGGCAACACCCAGGTGTCGATCGACGGCGTGCCCCTGTCGCGCCTGGGATCGGTCACCGCCGACCTGGCGCGCTACGACCTCGACAGCTTCGAGCGCATCGAGCTGTACCGCGGGGCGGTGCCGGTGACGCTCGGCGGCGCCGGGGTCGGCGGCGCGCTCGATCTGGTGAGCCGGGTCGGCCGGGCCGCGACCGGCGAGCGCTGGCACCTGAGCCTGGGCGGCGGCTCGTTCGGCGCCCGCGCGGCGCGGCTGCGGTTCGGCGACGGCGATCCGGCCGAGCGCGCGATCGCGGCCGAGCTCGGCTACGCCGGCGCCACCGGCGACTACACGTTCTTCGACGACCGCGGCACGCCGCTGACCACCGCCGACGACGGCACCGCGACCCGGGCCAACAACGGCTACGATCAGCTCGACGGGGTCGTGCGCGCGGCCGGGGCGCGCGGCGCCCGGTCGTGGCGCGGCGGCGTCCGCGCGCTGGGCCGGCGGCAGGGCGTGCCCGGCACTGGCTGGGATCAGGCGCTGGCGACCCGGCTCGACACCGTCGGGGGCACCGCCGACGGCGCGGTCGACGTCGACGAGCCCGGCGCGGTCGCGGGCCTGGCGGTGCGCGGCTCGGGCTTCGTCACCGTCGAGGTGCAGCGGTTCCGCGATCCCGACGACGAGCTCGGCACGAGCGGCCAGGATCGACGCTACCTGACGCTGGGCGGCGGCGCCCAGGGCGCGGCCGTGTGGCGGCGCGGTCACCACCGCGCGACGGCGGCGGTCGAGCTGCGCGCCGACCACTACCGCGATCGCGAGGTCGGCCCGGCGGCGCCGATCGCCACCGCCGGCGAGCGCCTCGGCGCGGCGGTCGCGGTCGCCGACGATCTGAGCGTGGCGTGCGGGCGGGTGTCGCTCGAGCCGGCGCTGCGCCTGGAGGTCCTGCGCACGGTGCCGCTCGTCGACGCCGCCGCCGGCACCACGACCGCCGCGCCGCCCCGCACCGAGCTGCTGCTCAGCCCGCGCCTGGCGGCCCGCGCGCTCGCCACCCCCGACCTGGCGATCAAGGCCAGCGTCGGGCGCTACGCCCGGGTGCCGACCGCGCTCGAGCTGTTCGGCGACCGCGGCTTCATCGTCGGCCGCCCCGACCTGCGCACCGAGCGCGGCTGGAGCGCCGACCTGGGCGCGGTGTTCGCGCCGGCGACCCGCCGGGGCCCGCTCGATCGGATCTACGTCGAGGTCGCCGGCTTCGGCGCCCGCCCGGTCGATGTGATCGCCCTGGTGACCACCGGCGGCCTGGTGACGCGCCCGGTCAACCTGCCCGGCGCCACGCTGGTCGGCGTCGAGCTGGCCGGCTCGGTCCGCGGCTGGCGCGCGGTCACGGTCACCGGCAACTACACGTTCCTCGACGCGCGGCAGCGCTCGAGCCAGCCCAGCCTTTCGGGCGCGGCGCTGCCGGGCCGACCGCGCCACGCCGCATATATACGTGTCGACGCCGCGCGCCGCCTGGCCGGGCACCTGGCGGCGGGCTTCGCCGACGTGTCGTACAGCGACGGCGCGTTCGTCGACGAGGCCAACCTGTCGGCGGTCCCGGCGCGCACGCTCGTCGGCGTCGGCGCCAAGCTCGAGCTGACCCGCCGCGTCGCGCTGGCCGTCGAGCTGAAGAACCTGCTCGATCGCCGGGTCGAGCAGGTCGCGCTCGCCCCGCCGCCGCGGCCCGACTTGACCGAGGTGCCGCGCGCGATCTCCGACCTGGTCGGCTTCCCGTTGCCCGGTCGCGCGCTGTACGTGCGTGCGGATGTGCGGTGGTAA
- a CDS encoding OmpA family protein: MNPFHHAMDSRGYLTVNASQVLGNKEFAFGLVTDWGFKLVSLEGDAGTTFEVTHIVTPTLLAAAGLKIGPAELEFGATVPFVVMAGDRGPDSDGGTPTNPNDDLTFGMSGQGVGNIGLHLKTRFLKTSRGPKIGVGLIGSLYLGTFGGDSSPRNKFIGDDKLVPQVLVVVDKEFGRDRRFRAAINAGFRIRTGATEYTDTGSGDVGSPATGETIKSGNEIPFGLGLAYALAPQKFDILGEIYGAAALAGENYQPLEAIGGIKVYLARNSFLTIGGGAGVVPGKAGNPRARAFIGIVFEPNIGDRDGDGYKDDVDGCPNEPEDFDDFEDEDGCPEPDNDKDGILDVDDKCPLNPEDKDNFEDEDGCPEGNKNDRDGDGLLDDVDQCPDDPEDFDKFQDEDGCPDPDNDEDGILDVDDLCPNDPEDKDGWEDEDGCPDPDNDKDRILDNDDRCPNEPETRNGFEDEDGCPDRGRVILTGTKIEILDKVFFEYNKAVIKSESFPILDAVAATLEGNPDIQLIEVQGHTDERGNDAYNLDLSTKRAASVKQYLLDKGIDKDRLESQGYGETQPLDNRHNEAAWAKNRRVEFLILKRSNDQN, encoded by the coding sequence GTGAACCCGTTCCACCACGCGATGGACTCGCGCGGCTACCTGACGGTCAACGCCTCACAGGTGCTCGGCAACAAGGAGTTCGCCTTCGGTCTCGTGACCGACTGGGGCTTCAAGCTGGTGTCGCTCGAGGGCGACGCCGGCACCACGTTCGAGGTCACGCACATCGTGACGCCGACGCTGCTGGCCGCCGCGGGCCTCAAGATCGGCCCCGCCGAGCTCGAGTTCGGCGCGACCGTGCCGTTCGTGGTCATGGCCGGCGATCGCGGGCCCGACTCCGACGGCGGCACGCCGACCAACCCCAACGACGACCTCACCTTCGGCATGTCGGGCCAGGGCGTCGGCAACATCGGCCTGCACCTCAAGACCCGCTTCCTCAAGACCTCGCGCGGCCCCAAGATCGGCGTCGGCCTGATCGGCAGCCTGTACCTGGGCACGTTCGGCGGCGACTCGAGCCCCCGCAACAAGTTCATCGGCGATGACAAGCTGGTGCCGCAGGTGCTGGTCGTGGTCGACAAGGAGTTCGGCCGCGATCGGCGGTTCCGCGCCGCGATCAACGCCGGCTTCCGGATCCGCACGGGCGCCACCGAGTACACCGACACCGGCTCCGGCGACGTCGGGTCGCCCGCCACCGGCGAGACCATCAAGTCGGGCAACGAGATCCCGTTCGGGCTCGGCCTGGCCTACGCGCTGGCGCCGCAGAAGTTCGACATCCTCGGCGAGATCTACGGCGCGGCCGCGCTGGCCGGCGAGAACTACCAGCCGCTCGAGGCGATCGGCGGCATCAAGGTCTACCTCGCCCGCAACTCGTTCCTGACGATCGGCGGCGGCGCCGGCGTCGTCCCCGGCAAGGCCGGCAACCCGCGCGCGCGCGCGTTCATCGGCATCGTCTTCGAGCCCAACATCGGCGACCGCGACGGTGACGGCTACAAGGACGACGTCGACGGGTGCCCGAACGAGCCCGAGGACTTCGACGACTTCGAGGACGAGGACGGCTGCCCCGAGCCCGACAACGACAAGGACGGCATCCTCGACGTCGACGACAAGTGCCCGCTCAACCCCGAGGACAAGGACAACTTCGAGGACGAGGACGGCTGCCCCGAGGGCAACAAGAACGATCGCGACGGCGACGGCCTGCTCGACGACGTCGACCAGTGCCCGGACGACCCCGAGGACTTCGACAAGTTCCAGGACGAGGACGGCTGCCCCGATCCCGACAACGACGAGGACGGCATCCTCGACGTCGACGACCTGTGCCCCAACGACCCCGAGGACAAGGACGGCTGGGAGGACGAGGACGGCTGCCCCGATCCCGACAACGACAAGGACCGCATCCTCGACAACGACGACCGCTGCCCCAACGAGCCCGAGACCCGCAACGGCTTCGAGGACGAGGACGGCTGCCCCGACCGCGGCCGCGTGATCCTCACCGGCACCAAGATCGAGATCCTCGACAAGGTGTTCTTCGAGTACAACAAGGCCGTCATCAAGAGCGAGTCGTTCCCGATCCTCGACGCGGTCGCGGCGACCCTCGAGGGCAACCCCGACATCCAGCTGATCGAGGTCCAGGGCCACACCGACGAGCGCGGCAACGACGCCTACAACCTCGACCTGTCGACCAAGCGCGCCGCGTCGGTCAAGCAGTACCTGCTCGACAAGGGCATCGACAAGGATCGCCTCGAGTCGCAGGGCTACGGCGAGACCCAGCCGCTCGACAACCGCCACAACGAGGCGGCCTGGGCCAAGAACCGCCGCGTCGAGTTCTTGATCCTCAAGCGCTCGAACGACCAGAACTGA
- a CDS encoding S41 family peptidase: MSRASHVACFAAGCAIAAAVSVAARPQRAQAVRYQSLDTFAQTLSFASQQYVEPVSERQLLYAAARGMVASLDAYSAFFSPTEYRRLRQDTEGEFGGVGLALGPGGPDDAMPNALGWPIVDEVVPDSPAARAGIAVDDRIVLIDGASTVGDDAQDDRYWDQQLRGSPGSRVTVGVVRVGGAGPRMVELVRAQVKVPSVASEVLAPRIGYLSIRRFQEATATDTAAALRALIRANAAEVILLDLRTDSGGLIDQAMAVADEFLDDGLIVTIRGRTTEVEVHKAHRGGLAVNARVIALVNAETASAAEILAGALQDHRRATVLGMKTYGKGAIQTYFDLDDGSGIKLTTNRYLTPAGHEVEAHGISPDLEVPEFEAEIVVAGGGTAAGATPAGPPDAVQAPDNRAILDARLEDDYQLRIAYQTAQRWLGSK, encoded by the coding sequence GTGTCGCGCGCGAGCCACGTCGCCTGCTTCGCCGCGGGCTGCGCCATCGCCGCGGCGGTGTCGGTGGCGGCCCGCCCGCAGCGGGCCCAGGCGGTCCGCTACCAGAGCCTCGACACGTTCGCCCAGACGCTGTCGTTCGCGAGCCAGCAGTACGTCGAGCCGGTGTCCGAGCGGCAGCTCCTGTACGCGGCCGCGCGCGGCATGGTCGCGAGCCTCGATGCGTACTCGGCGTTCTTCTCGCCGACCGAGTATCGCCGGCTGCGGCAGGACACCGAGGGCGAGTTCGGCGGCGTCGGCCTCGCGCTCGGTCCGGGCGGCCCCGACGACGCCATGCCCAACGCGCTGGGCTGGCCGATCGTCGACGAGGTCGTGCCCGACTCGCCCGCGGCCCGGGCCGGCATCGCGGTCGACGATCGGATCGTCCTGATCGACGGCGCGTCGACGGTCGGCGACGACGCCCAGGACGATCGCTACTGGGATCAGCAGCTCCGGGGCAGCCCAGGGTCGCGCGTCACCGTCGGCGTGGTCCGGGTCGGCGGCGCCGGCCCGCGCATGGTCGAGCTGGTGCGGGCCCAGGTGAAGGTGCCCTCGGTCGCGTCCGAGGTCCTGGCGCCGCGCATCGGCTACCTGTCGATCCGCCGCTTCCAGGAGGCCACCGCCACCGACACCGCCGCCGCGCTGCGCGCGCTCATCCGCGCGAACGCGGCCGAGGTCATCCTGCTCGACCTGCGGACCGACTCGGGCGGGCTCATCGATCAGGCGATGGCGGTCGCCGACGAGTTCCTCGACGACGGGCTGATCGTCACGATCCGCGGCCGGACCACCGAGGTCGAGGTCCACAAGGCCCACCGCGGCGGGCTCGCGGTCAACGCCCGGGTGATCGCCCTGGTCAACGCCGAGACCGCCTCCGCCGCCGAGATCCTGGCCGGCGCGCTGCAGGATCACCGCCGCGCCACGGTGCTCGGCATGAAGACCTACGGCAAGGGCGCCATCCAGACCTACTTCGACCTGGACGACGGCTCCGGCATCAAGCTCACGACCAACCGCTACCTGACCCCGGCCGGCCACGAGGTCGAGGCCCACGGGATCTCCCCTGATCTAGAGGTGCCAGAGTTCGAGGCCGAGATCGTGGTGGCAGGAGGTGGCACGGCGGCCGGGGCCACCCCAGCCGGGCCTCCGGACGCGGTGCAAGCCCCGGACAACCGTGCGATACTCGACGCCAGGCTCGAGGACGACTACCAACTTCGCATCGCCTACCAAACCGCCCAGCGCTGGCTGGGGTCCAAGTGA
- a CDS encoding M23 family metallopeptidase — translation MRSWLLGGALAIAALTRAAEAGPSLDEQLDAQAASVARAREQVLAKQHERQRARVQRVRLAYKLLRDASAPLTIAPGERMAVARGRATARLLLARDRAEVTLLAREVDSLTSAALRIDADRARATAPPADLRLRRPVAGAIARRFGTLVHDDSRAVLARRGLDFEVARDAEVVAPADGIVRYAGPIRGLDRGAVLDHGGVWTVVGKLGELAVATGDHVEAGQRLGTPHKTRVYFEVRVPVGPGGLPVDPEPYLLPR, via the coding sequence ATGCGTAGCTGGCTCCTCGGCGGCGCGCTCGCGATCGCCGCGCTGACCCGCGCGGCCGAGGCCGGCCCGAGCCTGGACGAGCAGCTCGACGCCCAGGCGGCGTCGGTCGCGCGCGCGCGCGAACAGGTCCTGGCCAAGCAGCACGAGCGCCAGCGGGCGCGGGTGCAGCGGGTCCGCCTGGCCTACAAGCTCCTGCGCGACGCGTCGGCGCCGCTGACGATCGCCCCGGGCGAGCGCATGGCCGTCGCGCGCGGCCGGGCCACCGCGCGGCTGTTGCTGGCGCGCGATCGCGCCGAGGTCACGCTGCTGGCGCGCGAGGTCGACAGCCTCACCAGCGCGGCGCTGCGCATCGACGCCGATCGCGCGCGCGCGACGGCGCCCCCGGCCGACCTGCGCCTGCGCCGCCCGGTCGCCGGCGCGATCGCCCGCCGGTTTGGAACGCTCGTTCACGACGACAGCCGGGCGGTGCTGGCGCGGCGCGGGCTCGACTTCGAGGTCGCGCGCGACGCCGAGGTCGTGGCGCCGGCCGACGGCATCGTCCGCTACGCCGGCCCGATCCGCGGGCTCGACCGCGGCGCCGTGCTCGACCACGGCGGCGTCTGGACCGTCGTCGGCAAGCTCGGCGAGCTGGCCGTGGCCACCGGCGACCATGTCGAGGCCGGCCAGCGTCTGGGCACCCCGCACAAGACCCGCGTCTACTTCGAGGTCCGGGTGCCGGTCGGGCCCGGCGGCCTGCCGGTCGACCCGGAGCCCTACCTTTTGCCGAGGTAG
- a CDS encoding FHA domain-containing protein, with protein MFKLVIQDDEGKTTVVPLVRDEITIGRKEGNTIRLTERNVSRKHARISRANGAVAIEDLGSYNGVRVNGTRISQRTVLAVSDRVQIGDYLIELKAEGVEAPVPYEDARTQPIERLDPAQLAAAMPAAPMAVPMGLADTDPTARAVAPAAVAAPGGHARIVVLSSNFAGREFQLTKQQMVIGRTDDNDVVINHRSISRNHAKIVREADTGRYTIMDLQSSNGVRVNGEDYGKVELRRGDTIDLGHVRFRFVEAGEDFLFGRDAQIVDVPTGKSKTWIFALLGVVVVGGVIAVVASGGGGGGKKNPEMAARGSDGSGGSAGSAGTPATNPGVAAGPTDPAGSGSDTAPSPGSAVEPAGSGSAVPSVSDNVAALLTEARAAIENNKWGPAAERAAEILALDRNNAEAKTLADQAHREAANSNLYSDFTAAAGRRQYESAVAAFEAIPENSVYKNKARDGYDKLHSQYLSETKRQAASLAKSKRCKDLDKLATEASKVFSDAGAAVRDVNCDDTVAVKPPGGGGGSSGGSGGSSGGSSGGGGSPPPSGDATAIAAEASSAAVNGQYARALSLAEQVIKMSGAPTPQITKAINIAALSACNLKNQAKAKMYYSRATSGAKTGIRQTCLRVAKFDPGAE; from the coding sequence ATGTTCAAGCTAGTGATCCAGGATGATGAGGGAAAGACCACCGTCGTTCCCTTGGTGCGGGACGAGATCACCATCGGCCGCAAGGAAGGCAACACCATCCGGCTGACCGAGCGCAACGTCTCGCGCAAGCACGCGCGGATCAGTCGCGCCAACGGTGCGGTCGCGATCGAGGACCTCGGCAGCTACAACGGCGTGCGCGTCAACGGCACGCGGATCTCCCAGCGCACGGTGCTGGCGGTCAGCGACCGGGTCCAGATCGGCGACTACCTCATCGAGCTCAAGGCCGAGGGGGTCGAGGCGCCGGTGCCCTACGAGGACGCCCGCACCCAGCCGATCGAGCGCCTCGATCCAGCCCAGCTCGCCGCGGCGATGCCGGCGGCGCCGATGGCGGTGCCGATGGGCCTGGCCGACACCGACCCGACCGCGCGCGCGGTGGCGCCGGCGGCGGTCGCCGCGCCCGGTGGCCACGCCCGCATCGTGGTGCTGTCGTCGAACTTCGCCGGCCGCGAGTTCCAGCTGACCAAGCAGCAGATGGTCATCGGCCGGACCGACGACAACGACGTCGTCATCAACCACCGCTCGATCAGCCGCAACCACGCCAAGATCGTCCGCGAGGCCGACACCGGCCGCTACACGATCATGGATCTGCAGTCGTCCAACGGCGTGCGGGTCAACGGCGAGGACTACGGCAAGGTCGAGCTACGCCGCGGCGACACGATCGATCTCGGCCACGTCCGGTTCCGCTTCGTCGAGGCCGGCGAGGACTTTCTGTTCGGGCGCGACGCCCAGATCGTCGACGTCCCCACCGGCAAGAGCAAGACCTGGATCTTCGCGCTGCTCGGCGTGGTCGTGGTCGGCGGCGTGATCGCGGTGGTCGCGTCGGGCGGCGGCGGCGGCGGGAAGAAGAACCCCGAGATGGCCGCGCGCGGCAGCGACGGGAGCGGGGGCAGCGCTGGCAGCGCCGGCACCCCCGCCACCAACCCCGGCGTGGCCGCGGGGCCGACCGACCCGGCCGGCAGCGGCAGCGACACGGCCCCCAGCCCCGGCTCGGCGGTCGAGCCCGCCGGCAGCGGCAGCGCGGTCCCGTCGGTCAGCGACAACGTCGCCGCGCTGCTCACCGAGGCCCGCGCCGCGATCGAGAACAACAAGTGGGGGCCCGCCGCCGAGCGCGCCGCCGAGATCCTCGCGCTCGACCGCAACAACGCCGAGGCCAAGACCCTGGCCGACCAGGCCCACCGCGAGGCCGCCAACAGCAACCTGTACAGCGACTTCACCGCGGCCGCGGGCCGGCGCCAGTACGAGTCGGCGGTGGCGGCGTTCGAGGCGATCCCCGAGAACTCGGTCTACAAGAACAAGGCCCGGGACGGCTACGACAAGCTGCACAGCCAGTACCTGTCGGAGACCAAGCGCCAGGCCGCGAGCCTGGCCAAGTCCAAGCGCTGCAAGGACCTCGACAAGCTCGCCACCGAGGCCAGCAAGGTGTTCTCCGACGCCGGCGCCGCCGTGCGCGACGTGAACTGCGACGACACCGTGGCCGTGAAGCCGCCGGGCGGCGGCGGCGGCAGCAGCGGCGGCAGCGGCGGCAGCAGCGGTGGCAGCAGCGGTGGCGGTGGCTCGCCGCCCCCCTCCGGCGACGCCACGGCGATCGCCGCCGAGGCCAGCTCGGCCGCGGTCAACGGCCAGTACGCGCGGGCGCTCTCCCTGGCCGAGCAGGTCATCAAGATGTCGGGCGCGCCGACCCCGCAGATCACCAAGGCGATCAACATCGCCGCGCTCTCGGCGTGCAACCTGAAGAACCAGGCCAAGGCCAAGATGTACTACTCGCGCGCGACCTCCGGCGCGAAGACCGGCATCCGGCAGACCTGCCTCCGGGTCGCCAAGTTCGATCCCGGCGCCGAGTAG